A segment of the Acidobacteriota bacterium genome:
TCCGCGAGGTCATGAACACCGTGGGCAAACCCGGCCGGCTGGGAGATTCGATCCGCTGCGTGGTGTCGGTGTCGATGCTAACCGAAGGATGGGATGCCAACACCGTCAGCCACGTGCTGGGCGTGCGCGCCTTCGGCACCCAGTTGCTATGCGAACAGGTGGTTGGCCGGGCTTTGCGCCGCCAATCCTACGACCTCAATGATTGCGGCAAGTTCAACGTCGAGTACGCCGATGTCCTGGGCATCCCCTTCGACTTCACGGCCAAGCCTGTTGTGGTAGAGCCAGTGCCGCCGCGAGAGACTGTTCAGGTAAAGGCCGTGCGGCCCGAACGGGACCCACTGGAAGTCCGCTTCCCGCGAGTGGCCGGATACCGGGTGGAGTTGCCCCAGGAGCGGCTCAAGGCCCACTTCATTCCTGACTCGGTGTTGCACCTCACGCCGGACCTGGTTGGTCCGTCGATCACCAGGAACCAGGGGATCATCGGTGAGGGTGTCGATCTCAACTTGGTTCACACAAACGACCTGCGCCCCTCGACCCTGCTCTTCCATCTCACCCACCGGCTGCTCGACACCAAGTGGCGCGACCCGGGTGAAGAACCCAGGCTCTATCTTTTCGGGCAGCTCAAGCGTATCACCAGGCAATGGCTCGAAAGCTGCCTCGTCTGCAAAGGCGGCACCTACCCTGCCCAGCTCATGTACCAGGAACTGGCCGACATGGCCTGCGGGCGCATCACGGACGCCATAACTCAAGCGGAAATCGAGAGCCGGCCGGTCAAGGCGGTGCTGGATCCCTACAACCCGTTCGGCTCGACAGCCCACGTGAATTTCAATACGACCAGGACCAGCCGATGGGAGACCGATGCCCGCCGCTGCCACGTCAACTGGGTCGTTCTCGATAGCGACTGGGAAGCTGAATTCTGCCGCGTGGCCGAATCCCACCCTCGCGTCAGGGCATACGTCAAGAACCACAATCTGGGCCTGGAGGTTCCCTACCGCTACGGCTCCGAAACCCGGACCTATCTCCCGGACTTCATCGTTCTGGTCGACGACGGCCGTGGTCAAGACGATCTCCTGCACCTCGTCGTCGAGATCAAGGGCTATCGAAGGGAGGATGCCAAGGAGAAGAAGGCCACCATGGACACCTACTGGGTGCCCGGGGTGAACCGTCATGGCCGCTACGGCCGCTGGGCCTTTGCCGAACTTACGGACGTTTACGAGATGCAGTCGGACTTCGAGGCCATAGTGGAACGGGCGTTCGACCAGATGATCGAAAGAGCGATAATTGGGCGTGAACGGCAGGCTGCCGAGGCCATGAGAGTCATGCGTGAGTTGCAAGGCAAGTTGCGCGTTGGACGCAAGTTGACGCGAGATGAAATGAATGAGCGTTGAAAATTTCATTGACACTAACGTCTTCGTGTATCAGCTTGAGCGACTTGACACCCGCAAGGCCGCGATTGCAGAACATTTGATCCGGCATGGGATAGCGAGCGGAACTGCCTGTATCAGTTCTCAGGTCGTCCAGGAATGTCTCAACACGGCGATTCGTAAGGCGGAAATTAAGCTGAACAGGAATGAGATGGAAAAGTACCTGCAATCTGTGCTCGCGCCCTTGTTGCGGGTTCAGCCGAGTCTTCGCCTCTATCGATCATCCCTGGACATCCAGTCGCGTTATCAGTTTAGCTTCTACGACAGCCTGATCGTTGCCGCCGCGCTCGAAGCGGGCTGTAAAACCCTCTACAGCGAAGACCTGCAGCACGGACAGCAAATTGACGGAGTGACCATCGCAAACCCGTTCAGGACATGAGCTGACCGATGGCGAAAACATCAAGGCCCAGGAAGCCCAAAGTCGTGGCGACCCTCACCCACGGCAAGGTCAAGCGCACCAACATTCCCACGGCCGAGTACCAGGCGGTGATGGCGGAGGACGACCGCAATCCCATCCAGGTCGCCTATCAGCGCCGCAACCGGGACCTCGACCCGCAGCTAGTCTGGCGCGGCAAGGACCACCAGGACTGGTCGGATCTGGTGGTGCAGGCGCCGCCGCTATTCATTCAGGAAAAGGTGCATCCGAAGGTGCTGATCGACGACCTACGGCAGCGAAGCAAAGAGAGGAAGAAGGAAGACGGCAGATCCCCCTTACAGGCCGACCTGTTCGCCGACTTCAACGGTCTGCCCAGCGAAGCGGCCGCCACCGAGTTCTACCAGCACGACGCCAACTGGTCGAACCGGATGATCCTCGGGGACAGCCTGCAGGTGATGGCGTCACTGGCGGAGCGGGAGGGGCTGCGCGGCAAGGTGCAATGTATGTATATCGACCCACCGTATGGCATCAAGTTCAACTCCAACTTCCAGTGGTCTACCACCAGCCGCGATGTCAAGGACGGCAATGTCCTGCATATCACCCGCGAGCCGGAGCAGGTGAAGGCATTCCGGGATATCTGGCGGGATGGGATTCACTCCTATCTGACTTATCTGCGGGATCGATTGACAGTGGCGCGAGACTTATTGGCGGACAGTGGGTCGGTCTTCGTACAGATCAGTGACGAAAATGTGCATCTCTTGAGGATACTGGTCGACGAGGTCTTTGGCCCACAAAACGCAGTTGCGACGATTGTCTGGAAAAAGGGCGCTCCAAGCAGTAAGACAATTAAGAACGCATTCAACTACATTCTCTGGTACGCAAAGGACGTTGATGCCTGCAAGGTCCGCAAACTGTATAGATCCCGCGAGGTCAATGAAGGTTCTACAGAGGATCCTAAGAAGCTCGCCTTATGGGGAGAACTTCCTGACGGCATAACTAGACCGCTGACAACTGACGAGAAACGGGCTCCATGGCTCGTGCCCGAAGGAACACGAGTATTCAGAATTCAGGATCTAGAAGGGACGGGGGAACACTTTGCCGTTGAGATGAACGGAAATAGTTACTGGCCGCGCAAAGGCCGTCGTTGGCGAGGCAATCCGGAGCAGTTCCAGAGGCTGAAGTACGCCGGGCGCATTTCCGTCACTGACAAGGAGGGCCTTGGCTTTAAGTTTTTTGTCGTTGAGGATTCACCTGTGATTGAGTTTACGAACATGTGGGATGACACTGCGGGTAACGTTCAGGACATGATCTATGTCGTCCAAACGAATGCAAAAATAGTCAGCAGGTGCTTGCTGTTGGCTACCGACCCCGGCGACCTCGTCCTCGATCCTACCTGTGGCTCTGGTACCACCGCGTACGTCGCCGAGCAATGGGGACGCCGCTGGATCACCATTGACACTTCCAGGGTCGCTTTGGCGTTGGCCCGCTCCCGCGTCATGGGCTCCCGCTTCCCCTACTACCTTCTCGCCGACAGCCGCGACGGACAAATCAAGGAAGGCGAGCTTGTTCAGAAGGTTCCTTCGGAAGCTCCTACCTACAGCGACATTCGTCACGGTTTCGTGTACGAACGCGTCCCTCACATCACTCTCAAGTCCATCGCCAACAATACCGAAATCGACGTGATCTGTGAGAAGCATGAGGAGCGGTTGGCACCGCTCCGCAACCGGTTGTCGGTGGCTATTGGTCGGACCAAAACACTTGAAGAGTGGGAAATTCCGCGAGGAATCCCCCAGGAATGGACTGAGGCGGCGCTTCCTATGCATGAAGCTTTCTGGAAGGCGATAGTCGCTCGTCAGCGCGAAATCGACGCCTCGATCGCCGCCAAGGCCGACTACGAATACCTCTACGACAAGCCTTACGAAGACAAGAAAAAAGTCCGCGTTGCCGGACCTTTTACGGTGGAAAGCCTTTCGCCCCACCGCCTTCTGGGCGTGAATGAGGACGACGAACTCATTGAACAGGCCGATGATCGAGCTAGAAACGTCGCGGAAGCCCGGCTCGGCTACGGCGACACTCAGGACTTCACCGGGTTGATACTTGACAATCTCAAGACCTCCGGCGTCCAGCAAGCCCACAAGGAGGACCGCATCGCCTTCTCGTCTCTCAGACCCTGGCCCGGTGATCTCGTCTGCGCCGAGGGAACCTACGTCGAAGGCAACGCCGATGCCGGCCCCCAGAGACGCGCCGGCGTCTTCATCGGCCCCGAATTCGGCACTGTTTCCCGACCCGATCTCGTGCAAGCCGCCCGAGAAGCCGCCGACGCAGACTTCGACGTCCTGATCGCCTGCGCCTTCAACTACGACGCCCACGCCTCTGAGTTCAGCAAACTGGGCCGCATTCCCATCCTCAAGGCCCGCATGAACGCCGACCTCCACATGGCCGACGACCTCAAGAACACCGGCAAGGGCAACCTCTTCGTCATCTTTGGCGAACCGGATATCGACATCATCGACGCGGAAGACAACCAAATCCAAGTCAAGGTCAACGGCGTGGACGTCTTTCACCCAAACACCGGCGAGATCCGCAGCGACAACGCCGACGGCATCGCCTGCTGGTTCGTCGACACCGACTACAACCAGGAGAGCTTCTTCGTCCGCCACGCCTACTTCCTCGGCGCCAATGACCCCTACAAATCCCTCAAGACCACCCTAAGGGCCGAAATCAACCAGGAAGCCTGGGAAACCCTCCACAGCGACACCTCCCGGCCGTTCCCCAAGCCCAATTCCGGCCGAATTGCCGTCAAGGTCATCAACCACCTCGGGGATGAAGTGATGAAGGTCTTTCGGGTGTGAGAGAGCGGATATTTGATGAAACGTCGTGTATACATCGAAACCACCGTTATCAGCTACCTGACGGCCCGCCCGGCGCGCGACGTAGTTGTTGCTGGACATCAGCAGAGTACCCGAGACTGGTGGACGACCGCGGCGGAAAGGTTCGAGTTGGTCATTTCCGAGTTGGTTCGCCAAGAGGCCGGCGCTGGTGACCCTGACGCCGTCCACACCCGGCTCACCCTGCTCGCTTCACTTTCGTCGCTCGACGCGACTGCAGAAGCGCAGGAATTAGCCGAACGACTGATCAGGGCCAGGGCCGTGCCCGAGACCGCAATGCGAGACGCCGCGCACATTGCTATCGCCGCAGCCAACGGCGTCGAGTATTTTGTCACTTGGAACTTCCGCCACCTCGCCAATGCGGTGACAAGGCCGCGGATCGAGTCGGTCTGTCGGCTAGCTGGTTTTGAATCTCCGGTGATCTGCACCCCTGAAGAATTAATGGAGGACATCGACGATGAGAAATGACCCTATTGTGTCTGAGGTTCGCGCAATACGAGACGCACTTGCAGCCCAGTGCGGCCACGACATCAAGAAAATCTTCCAGAAACTACGGGAACAACAGGCCGAGTCGGACCTGCAGTACGTGCGCTACCCCGCCCGTCGGGCGGCTCCAACCGAAGGTGTACGTGTACCCACCCCACATAAAAACACCCGTTGAATCCGTCAGATCAAGCAACGGGTCATTGTGGCTGATCGCGTGAGGAAA
Coding sequences within it:
- a CDS encoding site-specific DNA-methyltransferase, coding for MAKTSRPRKPKVVATLTHGKVKRTNIPTAEYQAVMAEDDRNPIQVAYQRRNRDLDPQLVWRGKDHQDWSDLVVQAPPLFIQEKVHPKVLIDDLRQRSKERKKEDGRSPLQADLFADFNGLPSEAAATEFYQHDANWSNRMILGDSLQVMASLAEREGLRGKVQCMYIDPPYGIKFNSNFQWSTTSRDVKDGNVLHITREPEQVKAFRDIWRDGIHSYLTYLRDRLTVARDLLADSGSVFVQISDENVHLLRILVDEVFGPQNAVATIVWKKGAPSSKTIKNAFNYILWYAKDVDACKVRKLYRSREVNEGSTEDPKKLALWGELPDGITRPLTTDEKRAPWLVPEGTRVFRIQDLEGTGEHFAVEMNGNSYWPRKGRRWRGNPEQFQRLKYAGRISVTDKEGLGFKFFVVEDSPVIEFTNMWDDTAGNVQDMIYVVQTNAKIVSRCLLLATDPGDLVLDPTCGSGTTAYVAEQWGRRWITIDTSRVALALARSRVMGSRFPYYLLADSRDGQIKEGELVQKVPSEAPTYSDIRHGFVYERVPHITLKSIANNTEIDVICEKHEERLAPLRNRLSVAIGRTKTLEEWEIPRGIPQEWTEAALPMHEAFWKAIVARQREIDASIAAKADYEYLYDKPYEDKKKVRVAGPFTVESLSPHRLLGVNEDDELIEQADDRARNVAEARLGYGDTQDFTGLILDNLKTSGVQQAHKEDRIAFSSLRPWPGDLVCAEGTYVEGNADAGPQRRAGVFIGPEFGTVSRPDLVQAAREAADADFDVLIACAFNYDAHASEFSKLGRIPILKARMNADLHMADDLKNTGKGNLFVIFGEPDIDIIDAEDNQIQVKVNGVDVFHPNTGEIRSDNADGIACWFVDTDYNQESFFVRHAYFLGANDPYKSLKTTLRAEINQEAWETLHSDTSRPFPKPNSGRIAVKVINHLGDEVMKVFRV
- a CDS encoding type II toxin-antitoxin system VapC family toxin, with the translated sequence MKRRVYIETTVISYLTARPARDVVVAGHQQSTRDWWTTAAERFELVISELVRQEAGAGDPDAVHTRLTLLASLSSLDATAEAQELAERLIRARAVPETAMRDAAHIAIAAANGVEYFVTWNFRHLANAVTRPRIESVCRLAGFESPVICTPEELMEDIDDEK
- a CDS encoding PIN domain-containing protein; translation: MSVENFIDTNVFVYQLERLDTRKAAIAEHLIRHGIASGTACISSQVVQECLNTAIRKAEIKLNRNEMEKYLQSVLAPLLRVQPSLRLYRSSLDIQSRYQFSFYDSLIVAAALEAGCKTLYSEDLQHGQQIDGVTIANPFRT